In one Candidatus Hepatincola sp. Av genomic region, the following are encoded:
- the chiA1 gene encoding Chitinase A1 produces MQKFLLLFSWSLFRALCFGLLLFPLALQAKEKIIIGYLPLWKEWNIQDIQDSSFNVLQISFLSIKHGKVFLEAEYKEKFKNSIEKLQAIKKKNPNLQIVVSIGGWGVDGFSHAASNKRTRKKFAKSIISTIQTYNLDGIDLDWEFPVHGGGNIIGYTKDKENLTLLLAEIRNELDKIQQKNHKLYSLSVAVSVAPWVVDTIEFKNVLLYADYIGLMAYNLAGGWGQYSGHHAPLFRHDSNWATSDIVTALLQEGVDSNQIIFGIPFYGRYLANVPNVNHGLHQPFSGTAGISSLTYQQITTDYLSNPNFKRYYDKRAKAEFLYSKKQQVFITYMGPKSLKEIMKYVNKQQLLGIMIWEITQDDENKDLTNLAYKMLK; encoded by the coding sequence ATGCAAAAATTTTTATTATTGTTTTCATGGAGTTTATTTAGGGCTTTATGTTTTGGTTTATTGCTTTTCCCTTTAGCACTACAAGCCAAAGAAAAAATTATTATTGGCTATTTACCTTTATGGAAAGAGTGGAATATTCAAGATATTCAAGACAGCAGTTTTAACGTTTTACAAATATCTTTTTTAAGTATTAAGCACGGTAAAGTTTTTCTTGAGGCTGAATATAAGGAAAAGTTTAAAAATAGTATAGAAAAATTACAGGCAATCAAAAAGAAAAACCCGAATTTACAAATAGTGGTTTCTATTGGAGGCTGGGGAGTTGATGGTTTTTCCCATGCTGCTAGTAATAAAAGAACTAGAAAGAAATTTGCTAAAAGTATTATTAGTACTATACAAACTTATAACTTAGATGGCATAGATTTAGATTGGGAATTCCCTGTTCATGGTGGTGGTAACATTATAGGTTATACTAAAGATAAAGAGAATCTTACACTACTATTAGCTGAAATAAGAAATGAGTTAGATAAAATTCAACAAAAAAACCATAAACTTTATTCTTTAAGTGTAGCTGTTTCTGTGGCTCCTTGGGTAGTTGATACCATAGAATTTAAAAATGTACTTTTGTATGCCGACTATATAGGTTTAATGGCTTATAATTTAGCTGGTGGATGGGGGCAATACAGTGGGCATCATGCACCTTTATTTCGCCATGATTCAAACTGGGCAACCTCGGATATTGTTACAGCCCTGTTGCAAGAAGGTGTAGACTCTAATCAAATTATTTTTGGCATTCCTTTTTATGGGCGTTATTTAGCTAATGTTCCCAATGTTAATCATGGTTTACATCAACCATTTTCAGGTACGGCGGGTATTTCATCGTTAACTTATCAGCAAATTACAACAGATTATTTATCTAACCCTAATTTTAAAAGATACTACGATAAAAGAGCCAAAGCAGAATTTTTGTATTCTAAAAAACAACAAGTTTTTATAACTTATATGGGTCCTAAATCTTTAAAAGAAATTATGAAATATGTTAATAAACAGCAACTATTGGGTATTATGATTTGGGAAATTACTCAAGATGATGAAAATAAAGATCTAACTAATTTAGCTTATAAAATGCTAAAATAA
- a CDS encoding glycoside hydrolase family 18, with translation MKGLALSFLSFLLLYSLANAKINIVGNIGLSTIDPSIHKVAEVSQLTHLNLNYLEVDSKYHLVQPFVQQKSLVENLNHIQHLQEKNHNIKVYLTVGSDISSFFPLLVDNPNHRVAFINSIKNILLLTKVNGININWQEIDNQKDRINAVLLLKELHDALEDLGEQQHKEYEISYSVNLDSIKKYPKDWSKILYYANYINLFITNNQFLHQNTIAVNSLLSLDSSTDNSMQQVFKLLQNNNIVNSKLVLFFKLEGIKYENVPNEILQFYSNPANILLPYDLAGYDVQRSLIPYTKIKDNYLYNDDYILLSNFNKVSLLESSTQHIIIAYLGERFLSHFVPILNDAGVYGIGINDLEATEEVHLITELSSLQEGLIGGSIAQEVQEKPAYESSLEKALHNFQNKNANSKVQ, from the coding sequence ATGAAAGGATTAGCCTTAAGTTTTTTAAGTTTTTTGCTACTTTATAGCTTAGCAAATGCTAAAATAAATATAGTTGGTAATATAGGCTTATCAACTATAGATCCTAGCATTCATAAGGTAGCTGAAGTGTCTCAATTAACTCATCTTAACTTAAATTACTTAGAAGTTGATAGTAAATATCATTTAGTTCAACCTTTTGTTCAACAAAAATCTTTGGTAGAGAATTTAAACCATATACAACATTTACAGGAAAAGAATCATAATATAAAAGTTTATCTTACTGTGGGTAGTGATATAAGTTCTTTTTTTCCATTATTGGTTGATAACCCTAACCATAGAGTAGCTTTTATAAACAGTATAAAAAATATTTTACTTCTGACTAAGGTTAATGGCATAAATATTAATTGGCAAGAAATAGATAATCAAAAAGATAGAATAAACGCCGTTTTATTACTTAAAGAACTTCATGATGCCTTAGAAGATTTAGGAGAACAACAACATAAAGAATATGAAATTAGCTATAGTGTAAATTTAGATAGTATTAAGAAATATCCTAAAGATTGGAGCAAAATTCTTTATTATGCCAACTATATCAATTTATTTATTACTAATAATCAATTCCTTCACCAAAATACTATTGCAGTGAATAGTTTACTATCACTTGATTCTAGTACAGATAATTCTATGCAACAAGTTTTTAAACTATTGCAAAATAATAATATTGTAAATTCTAAGCTAGTATTATTTTTTAAACTAGAAGGAATAAAGTACGAAAATGTACCAAATGAAATTTTACAGTTTTATTCAAATCCAGCTAATATCTTGCTACCTTACGATTTAGCAGGATACGATGTACAACGTTCTCTTATTCCTTATACTAAAATAAAAGATAATTATTTATATAATGATGACTATATTCTATTATCTAATTTTAATAAAGTTTCTTTATTGGAATCATCAACACAACATATAATTATTGCCTATCTTGGGGAAAGGTTTTTATCGCACTTTGTACCTATTTTAAATGATGCTGGAGTTTATGGTATAGGTATTAATGATTTAGAAGCCACAGAGGAGGTTCATCTTATAACAGAGCTTAGCTCATTGCAAGAGGGTTTAATTGGGGGTAGTATTGCCCAAGAAGTGCAAGAAAAACCAGCTTATGAAAGTAGCTTAGAAAAAGCCTTGCATAATTTTCAAAACAAAAATGCTAATTCTAAAGTGCAATGA
- the groL5 gene encoding 60 kDa chaperonin 5: MSKEVKFGTEARNKMLVGLDLLADSVKITLGPKGRNVVIEKSFGAPKITKDGVTVAKEIELADKFENMGAQMVKEVASRSNDEAGDGTTTATVLAQAIVREGVKSVAAGMNPMDLKRGIDYAVATVVAELQKKAKKVSTNAEIAQIATISANGEKEVGEMIAKAMEKVGNEGVITVEEAKGLHSELEVVEGMQFDRGYTSPYFVTNSEKMLCELDNPLLLLFDGKLSNLQAMLPILEAVVQQSRSLLIIAEDIEGEALATLVVNKLRGGLKVAAVKSPGFGDRRKAMMEDLAILTSGQVIAEELGLKLENTNITMLGTAKKVIITKDTTTIVEGSGDKKAIAERCANIKAQMQDTSSDYDKEKLQERLAKLSGGVAVIKVGGATEVEVKERHDRVDDALHATRAAVAEGIVPGGGVALLYAKMALSHTKSENADQKVGIEIIRKSLEAPIRQIVTNAGGDASVIVGKLLEQKDTDFGYNAQTDEYGNMTTFGIIDPVKVTRVALQGAASIAALMLTTEAMVASIPEKEATPPMGGGMPPMGGMGGMGF; this comes from the coding sequence ATGAGTAAAGAAGTAAAGTTTGGCACAGAAGCAAGAAATAAAATGCTTGTAGGGCTAGATTTATTAGCTGATTCTGTAAAAATCACTTTAGGTCCTAAAGGACGTAATGTGGTTATTGAAAAAAGTTTTGGTGCTCCAAAAATTACCAAAGATGGTGTAACTGTAGCTAAAGAAATTGAATTAGCTGATAAGTTTGAAAATATGGGAGCCCAAATGGTAAAAGAAGTTGCCTCCCGTAGTAACGATGAAGCAGGAGATGGTACTACAACCGCAACAGTATTGGCTCAAGCTATAGTTAGAGAAGGTGTAAAATCAGTAGCTGCCGGTATGAACCCTATGGATTTAAAAAGAGGTATTGACTATGCCGTAGCAACAGTTGTAGCTGAATTACAAAAAAAAGCTAAAAAAGTTTCTACTAATGCAGAAATTGCCCAAATTGCTACTATTTCTGCCAATGGTGAAAAAGAAGTTGGAGAAATGATTGCTAAAGCTATGGAAAAAGTAGGCAATGAAGGTGTTATTACAGTTGAAGAGGCTAAAGGCTTACATTCTGAACTAGAAGTAGTAGAAGGTATGCAGTTTGACCGTGGTTATACTTCTCCATACTTTGTAACCAATAGCGAAAAAATGTTGTGTGAATTAGATAACCCTCTTTTACTTTTATTTGATGGTAAATTATCTAACTTACAAGCTATGTTACCTATATTAGAAGCAGTGGTGCAACAATCTCGTTCTTTATTAATTATTGCTGAAGATATTGAAGGTGAAGCCCTAGCTACTTTAGTGGTTAATAAACTTAGAGGCGGTTTAAAAGTTGCGGCTGTTAAATCTCCTGGTTTTGGTGATAGAAGAAAAGCCATGATGGAAGATCTTGCTATTTTAACTTCAGGGCAAGTAATTGCAGAAGAATTAGGTTTAAAACTAGAAAACACTAACATTACTATGCTAGGTACAGCTAAAAAAGTAATTATTACTAAAGATACCACAACTATTGTTGAAGGTTCTGGTGATAAAAAAGCTATTGCTGAAAGATGTGCTAATATTAAAGCTCAAATGCAAGATACATCATCTGATTACGATAAAGAAAAACTTCAAGAAAGATTAGCTAAACTATCTGGTGGAGTTGCTGTAATTAAAGTTGGTGGTGCTACTGAGGTAGAAGTTAAAGAAAGGCACGATAGAGTAGATGATGCTTTGCATGCTACTCGTGCAGCCGTGGCTGAAGGAATTGTTCCAGGAGGCGGTGTAGCTTTACTTTATGCAAAAATGGCTTTATCTCATACTAAGTCTGAAAATGCCGACCAAAAAGTTGGTATAGAAATTATCCGTAAATCTTTAGAAGCTCCAATTCGCCAGATTGTAACTAATGCTGGTGGTGATGCTTCGGTTATTGTTGGTAAACTTTTAGAACAAAAAGATACTGACTTTGGTTATAATGCACAAACTGATGAGTATGGCAATATGACTACTTTTGGTATTATAGATCCTGTAAAAGTAACTAGAGTAGCTTTACAAGGTGCGGCATCAATTGCGGCTTTAATGCTAACTACAGAAGCAATGGTAGCCTCTATTCCTGAAAAAGAGGCTACTCCTCCAATGGGTGGCGGTATGCCTCCAATGGGTGGTATGGGCGGAATGGGCTTTTAA
- the groS5 gene encoding 10 kDa chaperonin 5 encodes MKLKPLHNNILVVRHEQEQKTAGGILIPDSAQEKPIQGTVVAVGDGLRLENGQIQPLSVKENDTVLFAKWAGTEIKLDGKEYLIMKESDLLGILVK; translated from the coding sequence ATGAAATTAAAACCGTTACATAATAATATTCTTGTAGTTAGACACGAACAAGAGCAAAAAACCGCTGGAGGTATTCTCATTCCAGATAGCGCCCAAGAGAAACCCATTCAAGGCACAGTTGTAGCAGTTGGTGATGGTTTACGTTTAGAAAACGGGCAAATTCAACCTCTTAGCGTCAAAGAAAATGATACAGTTTTATTTGCCAAATGGGCAGGAACTGAAATTAAATTAGACGGTAAAGAATATCTAATTATGAAAGAATCTGATTTACTTGGGATTCTTGTAAAATAA
- the btuD gene encoding Vitamin B12 import ATP-binding protein BtuD, protein MPQSIIAIQNLSLRFSNKICFKNFTYLVNHGDKIGIIGNNGTGKSSLLKLINNFQAYEASPSVDGKIVASSSIDIGYIPQCMPEKVGLPLSGGERFNQLFFQQLRYNPHLLLLDEPTNHLDINNRTHLIKCLQNFKNTLIVVSHNVDILSACVDIFWHIQHNTVHIFKGRYMHYINSLNTRNTSIQKSLIALTKQQKEQHNRLMQQEQLVAKRKQKGLKKIANKKLMPSVAHALVNNAQKSQGNRLKEINNKKQLLIKQLSQLNVNEIIKPNFHFYSLSKPSNKFLLSIHDGSVGYKNNFPILKNINLNLSYGDRIAITGNNGSGKSTLVKGILGDPHVIRTGIFHTPNKVDIGYLDQHYELLNSQTTILESLEKIMPSWTQNEIRLHLHDFLFKSNECVNTLIKHLSQGEKVRLSLAHIGAKTPNLLILDELSNNLDMETINHVISVLCYYKGGTLIIDHDEQFLNNLGVTSYYHL, encoded by the coding sequence ATGCCCCAAAGTATTATTGCTATACAAAATCTTAGTTTACGTTTCTCTAATAAAATATGTTTTAAAAATTTTACCTATCTTGTTAATCATGGCGACAAAATTGGTATTATTGGTAATAATGGCACAGGTAAAAGTTCATTATTAAAATTAATTAATAATTTTCAAGCATATGAGGCTAGTCCGTCCGTAGATGGTAAAATTGTTGCATCATCTAGTATAGATATTGGATATATTCCGCAATGTATGCCCGAAAAAGTTGGGCTTCCCTTAAGTGGCGGTGAACGATTTAACCAGTTGTTCTTTCAACAACTTCGTTACAATCCCCATTTATTACTCCTTGACGAACCAACCAATCATTTAGATATTAATAATCGTACTCACTTAATAAAATGCCTCCAAAATTTTAAGAATACCTTAATTGTGGTGAGTCATAATGTTGATATACTCTCTGCTTGTGTTGATATCTTTTGGCATATTCAACATAACACCGTGCATATATTTAAAGGTAGATATATGCACTATATCAATAGCTTAAATACTAGGAATACTTCAATCCAAAAATCACTAATAGCCTTAACCAAACAGCAAAAAGAACAACATAATAGACTTATGCAACAAGAACAACTTGTAGCTAAACGCAAACAAAAGGGATTAAAGAAAATTGCTAACAAAAAATTAATGCCCTCGGTTGCCCATGCCCTTGTTAATAACGCCCAAAAATCCCAAGGAAACAGATTAAAAGAAATCAATAATAAAAAACAGCTTCTTATTAAACAATTATCACAACTAAATGTGAATGAAATTATTAAGCCAAATTTTCATTTTTATAGCCTTTCTAAACCTAGTAATAAGTTTTTACTTTCCATACATGATGGTAGTGTTGGCTATAAAAATAATTTTCCAATCCTAAAAAACATCAACCTAAATTTATCTTATGGCGATAGAATTGCTATTACGGGAAACAATGGAAGCGGTAAATCTACTTTAGTAAAAGGAATTCTTGGGGATCCACATGTTATCAGAACTGGAATATTTCATACCCCAAATAAAGTGGATATTGGTTATTTAGATCAACACTATGAATTATTAAATTCACAAACAACGATTCTAGAATCTCTTGAAAAAATTATGCCCTCTTGGACTCAGAATGAAATAAGACTCCATTTACATGATTTTTTATTTAAAAGTAATGAGTGCGTAAACACATTAATTAAACATCTATCACAAGGAGAAAAAGTACGGCTTTCCCTTGCACACATTGGAGCTAAAACCCCTAATTTATTAATTCTTGATGAGCTTAGCAATAATTTAGATATGGAAACAATAAATCATGTAATCTCTGTATTATGTTACTATAAAGGGGGTACTCTAATTATAGATCACGATGAACAGTTTTTAAACAATCTGGGTGTAACTTCTTATTATCATTTATGA
- the pcrA gene encoding ATP-dependent DNA helicase PcrA has protein sequence MPKDNQQEEHFANLNKVQYEAVHSLEGPLLILAGAGTGKTKVLTSRVVNILNSGLAKTSEVLAVTFTNKAAKEMKERIENMLGYPADGFWLGTFHSIGLRILRRHTSEAGLNHNFTILDPDDCEKILKQILLDKNLDIKKYPPRLLSNTIAKLKDKNFMPDAVPDIENKLIGTVSLTEIYAKYQQRLRDLNAVDFGDLILLCIHIFAQFPDILEYWQTRFRYIMVDEYQDTNTIQYIFIRLLGLKHQNVCCVGDDDQSIYSWRGAEINNILRFEKDFIGAKVLRLEQNYRSTLPILQVAASLIANNTDRWEKSLWSEQKEGAAVKVYETLSSKLEAETLCNIIMEARKNGYNYKNIGILVRAIFQTRQIEESLLINEIPYKIVGGNKFYDRLEIKDAIAYLRLLYQHNDDMAYFRIINTPKRGIGEASIMKIRKFANEKSVSMLQASKLIIGEKILSAKVEKALQEFTKLFVNDNLDSTAIVLTEITKELLENSGYIAMWQAEEGVEAQSRLENINELYSSLKSYQSLEEFLEHVSLVSDHDDEYQDNKVSLMTLHAAKGLEFDVVLLPGWEDGLLPHQRSLEDNGDLALQEERRLAYVGITRAKKELYITYAQSRQAYGNWTSTIPSRFLAEIDKRLVKQVKQDDGISANERIMQDPYLRRKLYGNTNKENNFVKSNYQTVENIAQKSNLQVGYKVKHTTMGEGIIEKIQGPIATVRFANNNIKKIMVTFLKKA, from the coding sequence TTGCCAAAAGACAATCAACAAGAAGAGCATTTCGCCAACTTAAATAAAGTACAGTATGAGGCGGTACATTCATTAGAAGGTCCTTTATTAATTTTAGCAGGAGCAGGAACTGGTAAAACTAAAGTATTAACATCAAGAGTTGTAAATATCCTCAATTCAGGTTTAGCTAAAACTTCAGAGGTGTTAGCGGTAACTTTTACCAATAAAGCTGCTAAAGAAATGAAAGAAAGAATTGAAAATATGCTAGGTTACCCTGCTGATGGTTTCTGGCTTGGTACTTTTCATTCTATTGGCTTAAGAATTTTGCGTCGGCATACGTCTGAGGCTGGTTTAAACCATAATTTTACTATTTTAGATCCAGATGATTGCGAAAAAATCTTGAAACAAATCTTATTAGATAAAAACCTTGATATAAAAAAATACCCACCTCGTTTACTTAGTAATACTATTGCTAAACTAAAAGATAAAAACTTTATGCCAGATGCAGTTCCAGATATAGAAAATAAACTAATAGGAACAGTATCACTAACTGAAATTTATGCTAAATATCAACAACGGTTAAGAGATCTTAACGCTGTAGATTTTGGGGACTTGATCCTATTATGTATTCATATCTTTGCTCAATTTCCGGATATACTAGAATATTGGCAAACAAGGTTTCGTTATATTATGGTAGATGAATATCAAGATACTAATACTATTCAGTATATTTTTATTCGTTTACTAGGGTTAAAACACCAAAATGTATGTTGTGTAGGTGATGACGACCAATCTATTTACTCTTGGCGAGGAGCAGAAATTAATAACATCTTACGTTTTGAAAAAGATTTTATTGGAGCAAAAGTATTACGCCTAGAGCAGAATTACCGTTCTACTTTGCCAATTTTGCAAGTAGCTGCTTCATTAATTGCTAATAATACAGATCGTTGGGAGAAGAGTTTGTGGTCGGAACAAAAGGAAGGTGCTGCCGTTAAGGTTTATGAAACCTTAAGTTCTAAGCTAGAGGCTGAAACTTTATGTAATATAATTATGGAAGCTAGAAAAAATGGTTACAATTACAAAAATATTGGTATTTTAGTACGGGCTATTTTTCAAACCCGACAAATTGAAGAGAGTTTATTAATTAATGAAATTCCTTATAAAATAGTTGGTGGCAATAAGTTTTATGATCGTCTAGAAATTAAAGATGCCATAGCTTATTTACGGCTATTATACCAACATAATGATGATATGGCATATTTTAGGATTATTAATACTCCCAAAAGGGGTATTGGTGAGGCTTCTATTATGAAAATTAGAAAATTTGCTAATGAAAAGTCAGTTTCTATGTTGCAGGCATCTAAATTAATTATTGGGGAAAAAATATTATCTGCTAAAGTTGAAAAAGCATTGCAAGAATTTACTAAATTATTTGTTAATGATAATTTAGATTCTACAGCAATAGTGCTAACAGAAATAACAAAAGAATTACTAGAAAATTCTGGTTATATTGCCATGTGGCAGGCGGAAGAAGGCGTTGAAGCACAAAGTAGGTTAGAGAACATCAATGAGTTATATTCTTCTTTAAAAAGTTACCAAAGTTTAGAAGAATTCTTAGAGCATGTTTCACTAGTTAGCGATCATGATGATGAATACCAAGATAACAAAGTATCATTAATGACCCTGCATGCTGCTAAAGGTTTAGAGTTTGATGTGGTATTATTACCTGGTTGGGAAGATGGATTATTACCTCATCAACGGTCTTTAGAAGATAATGGTGATTTAGCCTTACAAGAAGAACGCCGTTTAGCTTATGTGGGAATAACAAGGGCGAAGAAAGAGCTATATATTACCTATGCTCAAAGTCGGCAGGCCTATGGTAACTGGACATCTACAATCCCTTCAAGGTTTTTAGCAGAAATTGATAAAAGGCTAGTGAAACAAGTTAAGCAAGATGATGGAATAAGTGCCAATGAAAGAATTATGCAAGATCCTTACCTACGCCGTAAATTATATGGTAATACTAATAAAGAAAATAATTTTGTAAAATCTAATTACCAAACTGTAGAAAATATTGCCCAAAAAAGTAATTTACAAGTTGGCTATAAAGTAAAACACACTACGATGGGGGAAGGGATTATTGAAAAGATTCAGGGTCCTATTGCCACAGTCAGATTTGCTAACAATAATATCAAAAAAATTATGGTTACTTTCTTAAAGAAGGCTTAG
- the nrdE gene encoding Ribonucleoside-diphosphate reductase 2 subunit alpha — MKFLELNTAGKDIEAIKEYLNYLTFKKFATITDKFAWFIDEGLYVDFYQNYSQQFVNTLINKVYNYKFTFTSFTQCYIFYGLYALKSPDKKIVYETYEDRIIACVLYLAKGNEELALAMAEEIISQRYQPATPTFLNAGKKQRGEFVSCFLLELEDSLNSILDVYSKAGQLSKMGGGVAIDLSNLRARNDPIKDIKNCSKGIVPVMKMMENLFNYADQMGQRKGAGVTYLNIFHKDVVDFLDTKKINADEKSRIQSLSLGLIIPSKFIELAQKNKPFYVFSPYDVHQEYGLHFIDIDWDKYYDEFVANNHITKKSLNARKLLIKIAEIQFESGYPYLIYADNANKVNPLQAVGTIKMSNLCTEIHQVQTSSYISDDNKNDKLGYDVNCVLGSLNIVNVMQNKDIEKSVKVAMDALTKVTELTNIKNANTVKRANDLFHSVGLGAMNLHGFLALNQIHYDSVEAKDFCNIFFMMMNYYSLYRSMEIAKEKEESFYGFEKSEYNNEKYFKKYIEEDFTPTTNKTKDIFKDIKIPNKNDWNELKLLIKKHGLYNSYRLAIAPTGKISYLQSATASILPIIDVVETRTYADSISYYTIPYYNQETKEYYKSAYEIDQYKILDLIAVIQSHIDQGISCTLHIYNTMSTKDLAKLYLYAHKKGLKSLYYTRVNNKSLEEECEACAI; from the coding sequence GTGAAGTTTTTGGAATTAAACACTGCAGGAAAAGATATTGAAGCTATTAAAGAATATCTAAATTACTTAACTTTCAAAAAGTTTGCTACCATTACAGATAAATTTGCTTGGTTCATAGATGAGGGTTTATATGTAGATTTTTACCAAAATTACAGCCAGCAGTTTGTGAATACTCTAATTAATAAAGTTTACAACTACAAGTTTACTTTTACTTCTTTTACACAGTGTTATATATTTTATGGGCTTTATGCTTTAAAGTCTCCAGATAAGAAAATAGTTTATGAAACCTATGAAGATAGAATCATTGCCTGTGTTTTGTATTTAGCAAAAGGTAATGAAGAATTGGCTTTAGCTATGGCCGAAGAAATTATTTCCCAACGTTACCAACCCGCAACTCCTACATTTTTAAACGCAGGTAAAAAGCAGAGGGGCGAATTTGTTTCATGCTTTTTATTAGAATTAGAAGACTCTTTAAATAGTATCTTAGATGTTTATAGCAAAGCGGGGCAACTTTCTAAAATGGGAGGCGGAGTAGCTATTGATTTATCTAATTTGCGGGCAAGGAATGACCCTATTAAAGATATAAAAAATTGTTCTAAAGGGATAGTTCCCGTAATGAAAATGATGGAAAACCTGTTTAACTATGCCGATCAAATGGGGCAAAGAAAAGGAGCAGGAGTAACTTATTTGAATATCTTTCATAAAGATGTTGTAGATTTCCTAGATACCAAAAAAATTAATGCTGATGAAAAAAGTAGAATTCAATCTTTATCATTAGGTTTAATAATACCCAGTAAATTTATAGAACTAGCCCAAAAAAATAAACCTTTTTATGTTTTTTCACCTTATGATGTTCATCAAGAATATGGCTTACATTTTATAGATATAGACTGGGATAAATACTATGATGAGTTTGTAGCTAACAATCATATTACGAAAAAGTCTTTGAATGCTAGGAAATTATTAATAAAAATAGCTGAAATTCAGTTTGAATCTGGCTATCCTTACTTAATATATGCCGATAATGCTAATAAGGTTAATCCTTTACAAGCAGTTGGTACTATTAAAATGAGTAATTTATGCACCGAGATCCACCAAGTGCAAACTTCAAGCTATATTTCTGATGATAATAAAAATGATAAATTAGGCTATGATGTAAACTGTGTACTTGGTTCGTTAAATATTGTTAATGTGATGCAAAATAAAGATATAGAAAAATCTGTAAAAGTAGCCATGGACGCTTTAACAAAAGTAACAGAATTAACCAATATTAAAAATGCCAATACTGTTAAACGTGCTAATGATTTATTCCATTCAGTAGGTTTAGGAGCAATGAACTTACATGGCTTTTTAGCTTTAAACCAAATCCATTACGATAGTGTTGAAGCTAAAGATTTTTGCAATATCTTTTTTATGATGATGAACTATTATTCCCTTTATAGAAGTATGGAAATAGCTAAGGAAAAAGAAGAATCTTTCTATGGTTTTGAAAAGTCAGAATATAATAATGAAAAATACTTCAAAAAATATATAGAAGAAGATTTTACCCCCACTACTAACAAAACAAAAGATATTTTTAAAGATATCAAAATTCCCAATAAAAATGATTGGAATGAGTTAAAGTTATTAATTAAGAAACACGGTTTATATAACTCTTACAGATTAGCTATAGCGCCTACTGGTAAAATTTCATATTTACAATCGGCTACTGCATCTATTCTGCCAATTATTGATGTAGTAGAAACTAGAACTTATGCAGACTCCATTAGCTATTATACTATTCCTTATTATAACCAAGAAACTAAAGAATATTATAAGTCTGCCTATGAAATAGACCAATATAAAATCCTTGATTTAATTGCAGTTATTCAATCACACATAGATCAAGGCATTAGTTGTACTTTACATATATATAACACCATGTCTACTAAGGATTTAGCTAAATTATACTTATACGCCCATAAAAAAGGTTTAAAAAGCCTATATTATACAAGGGTGAATAATAAATCATTAGAAGAAGAGTGCGAGGCGTGTGCTATTTAG